The DNA window ACCCGAGTTTTTCGCGTGCAAAGGCCGCAGAGACGGGGTCGGGCTCGACTGATCAGCGTGACGGATAATTTTATGGATCCTCCGTCAGTAGGTCATTCAACGGGCGTGTCTCACCGCGTTCGTAGGCGGCTATGGCTTCATCGGCCATGTCCGACAGGAGGTCGGAGTTCTTTACATAGGCCGTGCTAAATTTCTCCACGTGGATGTCCTCCGCACATGCACTCGCGTGTGCGAGATCGTAGTTCATCTGCATCCGAAGCCACGTCTCCGGGGTCGAGCCAAAGGCTTTCGACAGCCGCACGGCCATTCCGGGCGTGATGCTGGCGTGTCCATTGATCAGTCGGGACAATGCGGAACGGCTTACGCCGAGGCCCCGCGCCGCTTCCTCAATGGTTAATCCCAGTGCCTTGATGCACTCTTCGCGAACGATCTCGCCGGGGTGTAGGGGATTTTTCATCGTTTCGAAAAAGCTCGCAACAGGTAAATTTTCATAGGGTGCTGAAATAAGGTTCTCACTGTTCGGCAAATGCACCGGAGTTAGATGACATGCCTGCGTATCGCCAGCCCCGCATCCAGTTGCTCCTTGAGTCGAGAGGAGATGGATTCGATGGTAAGTATATTCAAACGACCTACTTCCCTGATGAGAACACGTCCGTCCGCCGTAAAGACGTGGGCAGGCAAAGCATAACTCGTTTTGCGAAGTCCGCCCAAATCGAAATCGACCTCTTCGATCAAAACTGAGTTTCGATGATAACTCTGGCTCGTGACCTGACAGAGTACATAGGCTCCATTTTCCAGCGGAGTCAGAACGATAGCCGGGCGGATCTTGCTGCCCGAAAGATCCGCGAATGGCCAGTTGATCAATACAACCGAGCCGGTCACAAGCTCTTCAGGTGCTCCCATGCTTCGTCTTCTTCAGGTCGATCCCAAAAGGTGGCAAGTACGGGTTCACTGAGAAGCGCCGAAGCCCGAGCCAGCGAGACGGTATCTTCGGCCTCTTTCCCATCACCCACTTCTGGCAAGATTGTGATGAGCACGCTTTTTCCTTTGAGATCGAAAGGCTCTTCCAGGATAAGCTGGCCGGCCAGATCAATCGTTGCTTTAAGTGTGACTAGTTTCATGTGTGGTGCCTTTTCAGTCTGCCGTAGTCCACGGCAGGTAACGATGCTGGTCCGCCGTCGGATCCAGACCGGAAGCGAACGGGCGATCCATCACCCACTCAACAGCCCCCGCTCGGCGAACGACGTGTAGCTCTTCCCAGCGATAATCAGGTGGTCGTGGATCGGTATCCCCATCAGCTTGCCGGCTTCCACGAGTTGCCGCGTGATGCGGATGTCCTCGCGGCTGGGCTCGAGGTTGCCAGAGGGGTGGTTGTGGAGGCAGACGATGCCGGCGGCGTTTTCCAGGATGGCCTTCTGGAACACCGCCCGGGGCTCGACGATGCTGGCGGCCAGGCCGCCCTCGCTGATCGTGAAGTCTCCCACGATGACGTTGGCGGTATTGAGCAGGACGATCTTGAAGATCTCCCGGGGAAGATCCCGCATCAGGGGCCCGTAGACGCCGGCGACGTCCTCTGGCGCCCGCACCTGAATACGCGGGCCGGCCTGCTGCGATTCCACCCGCCGGCCCAGCTCGAACGCGGCCACCAGCTGCGCCGCCTTCGCCGCGCCGATGCCGGCGAGGCGGGTGAGTGCATTGTGATCTCGTCGCGACAAGGCGTGCAGCGAACCGTACGCCTGCACCAGCGCCTGCCCGAGTTGGACGGCCGAGAGGCGCTCGTCGCGGGTGCGCGTGCCAGTGCCGAGCAGCAGGGCGATGAGTTCGGCGTCCGACAATACCGCCGGCCCGAGTTTGCGGAGCTTCTCCCGGGGCCGGTCCGATTCGGCCCAGCGGTGGATGGGGGTGTGATACTGTAGCTCCGGCTCGCCGGAGGTGCCGTTGGAGGGGTCGGGCATGGCGTCGAGGCTTTATCTACCTAGACGTAATGCGAGGTCGGAACGTACCGTGTGCTGGTGAAAAGAGGTGTCGGGTTACGCTTCGCTAACCAATCAACGGCCGCTCATATGGCGTAATGGAAAATGTCGGGTTACGCTTCGCTAACCCGACCTACGGGGGCTCCACGCCATAAGAAGCCACACGATCAAATGTACTGGTTGAGCTGGTGCACGTTGAGGTAGTCGACGACGTTTTTGACCTGTTGGGCGCTTTCCTGGTTGCAGACGAGGACGGCGTCTTCGGTGTCGACGACGACGGCGTCGTGGATGCCGACGAGTACGATGAGGCGTTCGCCGCCCTGGACGAGGCAGCGGCTGGAGTCGTGCACGATCACGTTGCCCTGGATGGCGTTGCCATGGTCGTTTTTATCGCTCAGGGCATAGACCGCGCGCCAGTCGCCGACATCGTTCCAGCCGAAGGAGCCGGGGACGACAAACACGGTGTGCGCGCGCTCCATGACGCCGTAGTCGATGGAGATCTTCGGGCACTTCATGAAGGCGGCCGTGATGACCTCGCGCTCCCGGTCGGTCCCGACCGCGTCGAAATAAGGCGTGAAGGCGTCGTGCGCCTCGGGGAGGTGCTCCTTGAACTGGGCCATGATCGTATCCGCCCGCCAGATGAACATCCCGCTGTTCCAGAGGAAATCCCCGGAGTCGATGAAGCTCTCGGCCGTGGGGAGGTCGGGCTTTTCGGCGAACGTCTTGACCGCATACGAGCGCGCCGCCTCGTTCATGTTGATCGTCCCGTCGAACTGGATGTAGCCGTAGCCCGTTTCGGGGTGGGTAGGGGTGATGCCGATCGTCACCAGGGCCTCCGGCTGCTGGGCCTGCTCGATGGCTACTTCGAGTACTTTGTGGAATTGTTTGACGTTCTGGATGAGGTGGTCCGCCGGCAGCACCACCATCGTCGCGTCCGGGTCGCGGGCGAGCAGCTGCGCGGCCGCGTAGGCGATACACGGCGCGGTATTACGGCTCATCGGCTCGGCGAGGATGTTCTCGAGCGGGACGGCCGGGAGTTGTTCGTGGGTCTGCTGGACGTACCGTTCGTGCGTGACGATCAGGCACCG is part of the Rhodothermales bacterium genome and encodes:
- a CDS encoding HigA family addiction module antitoxin; its protein translation is MKNPLHPGEIVREECIKALGLTIEEAARGLGVSRSALSRLINGHASITPGMAVRLSKAFGSTPETWLRMQMNYDLAHASACAEDIHVEKFSTAYVKNSDLLSDMADEAIAAYERGETRPLNDLLTEDP
- a CDS encoding type II toxin-antitoxin system PemK/MazF family toxin; protein product: MGAPEELVTGSVVLINWPFADLSGSKIRPAIVLTPLENGAYVLCQVTSQSYHRNSVLIEEVDFDLGGLRKTSYALPAHVFTADGRVLIREVGRLNILTIESISSRLKEQLDAGLAIRRHVI
- the radC gene encoding DNA repair protein RadC, whose translation is MPDPSNGTSGEPELQYHTPIHRWAESDRPREKLRKLGPAVLSDAELIALLLGTGTRTRDERLSAVQLGQALVQAYGSLHALSRRDHNALTRLAGIGAAKAAQLVAAFELGRRVESQQAGPRIQVRAPEDVAGVYGPLMRDLPREIFKIVLLNTANVIVGDFTISEGGLAASIVEPRAVFQKAILENAAGIVCLHNHPSGNLEPSREDIRITRQLVEAGKLMGIPIHDHLIIAGKSYTSFAERGLLSG
- a CDS encoding mannose-1-phosphate guanylyltransferase, producing the protein MVYAVIMAGGVGSRFWPRSRQDRPKQFINVFGQATLIQNTVARLQGLIPPERCLIVTHERYVQQTHEQLPAVPLENILAEPMSRNTAPCIAYAAAQLLARDPDATMVVLPADHLIQNVKQFHKVLEVAIEQAQQPEALVTIGITPTHPETGYGYIQFDGTINMNEAARSYAVKTFAEKPDLPTAESFIDSGDFLWNSGMFIWRADTIMAQFKEHLPEAHDAFTPYFDAVGTDREREVITAAFMKCPKISIDYGVMERAHTVFVVPGSFGWNDVGDWRAVYALSDKNDHGNAIQGNVIVHDSSRCLVQGGERLIVLVGIHDAVVVDTEDAVLVCNQESAQQVKNVVDYLNVHQLNQYI